The sequence below is a genomic window from Paenibacillus sp. DCT19.
ATGAACCTTTTCTGGCCAGAATATCAACGGAAGCTTAATCCAGAGATTTATCGCGTAAACATCAGCCCGGCAGCTTGGAATATGAAACAGAAGCTGATTGCAGAGCATGTTCAATCCACAGAGGAATAGCGCCAAAACATAGAGTAAGGCATAACCGGAGAGTTACTCGGCTTATGCCTTTTTTTCATCGGTATGTTCATTCTGGGTCCATTGGTGAACTAGGGATGGTGAACCTAAGAGGTTTCGTTCCTATCGAAGTTGTGTGATTCATCATGGACAAGAAGGCGGATCATTGCGATATACTACGTGTAACGGAAGCTCATGGTAAGTGTAATAGTAGGCGGAAATGAATGGATTATTTCTCGGGAAAGCGCAGGAGACGCCAAATCTTGCAATGGGCATAGTTCTTGTTTCGACATATCGTACCTCTCTTTACCAAATAACCTCATCGCTCAGCCGCTGGATTGCTGTTTCAAGCAAACATTCGTGGGGGATGAAAGATAGAGGAGGTGCACATATGAGATGGGTTATGGGATTGGTATGGGTAGCTTTTATCATCTATGCGTGGTTATGGGCACCAGGACAGCCGCCTGGAGATGACCCTATATTTGGAGAATTAATTACGATGCAGAGCAGGGAGCCGTGGCTACTTGTCGTATTTTCGTGGCTGGGGATATTCCCCGCGATCTATGCCTGCTTATTATTACGGACATCCCCTCAAGCGCGAGGCAGTCGCTTTCCAGCATGGCCGTTTGTAATACTATCGTTTGGGTTGGGAGCATTTGCGCTGTTGCCTTATTTTGCGCGGGTCTCAGCACACAAGTTAACTCCAGCATACACAAGCTTATCCTTTAGCAGTGATCGTAGGTCAGGTATTCGTCGATTGGTAGGAAATAAGTTAACGCATGGAATTCTGCTGTTATTGACCCTAGGGACGTTCTTTTATGGACTGAAACAGGGCAATCTCACAGCATATTGGGAAGCGTTCAGCCAATCTTCGTTTGTACACATTATGACCATTGATTTTGTTGTATTGTCCTTGCTATCTGTGTTTGCCATCTATAGAGATGCTGTTATTAGCAGACGTTCACAGGCTTGGGCGTGGATTGGCGTTGTTCCGCTGGTCGGGCCGTTAGTGTACCTTTTAACAAGTAGCAGATCGAGTGAAGCAGTAAAGTGATATGGATTATCGGTAACCGGGAAAACGAAACTTATGAATTCTTGTGATGAATATTTAACTACATGAATTGAATTTCATTCTACTTAGCTGCTTTTGAAATGAGTTGCTTCAAAAAAAATAAGAAAACCATTAGGAGAGGATAACGATGGAGAACACTTTTCCAGCATACGTAGTAAGGAAAGAACAAGATGGCGCGGTCAAGGCTGCAATAGAACAGCTCAGAAAAGAGGACCTGCCCAACGGAGACGTTACACTACAGGTTCAATACTCCAGTGTCAATTACAAGGATGGACTTGCGACGATTGAAAAAGGAGGCGTTGTGCGTGAATATCCAATAGTGCCTGGTATAGACCTTGCGGGAACTGTGGAGGAATCGGTGAGTGGACGATTTGCCCCAGGTGACCGTGTAATCAGTACCGGTTTTGAGCCAGGGGTATCTCACTTTGGTGGATATAGTCGGTATGCACGTCTCCGTAGTGAATGGCTGGTTCCACTGCCACCAGGTCTAAGCGAAAAGGAAGCGATGGCGATTGGAACAGCAGGTTTTACTGCAGCGCTTTCAGTCGATGCTATGGTTCAAGCGGGCGTAACCCCTGAGATGGGCAAAATTTTGGTGACAGGTGCAACGGGTGGTGTTGGGAGTATGGCAGTAGCCATCCTTGCTAAGCTAGGATACGAGGTGACTGCCAGCACGGGCAAAAAAGAGCAGCAAGAGCAGCTGCTTCGGGATTTAGGAGCTTCACACGTCATTTCACGAGAAGAAGCAGACATGCCAGCCAAAGGAGCACTAGGCAAGCAATTGTGGGCAGGCGTAGTTGATCCTGTTGGAGGCGCAGCGCTGGCTGAACGGTTAAAACAGATCCAGTATGGGGGAGTGGTTGCCGTATCGGGACTAACTGGGGGAACAGCATTTGAGTCGACGGTGCTTCCATTTATTTTGCGAGGCATTCAGCTCATAGGTATTGATTCAGTCTATTGCCCTATGGAACGTCGGGAACGGTTATGGAAGCTGCTTGGTGATGAGTGGAAACCGGATCGTGCACTTGAATTAGGCATTCAAGAGATTACATGGGAACAGTTGCCTCAGACATTGGGAGCAATTCTGCAAGGAGAAGCGGTTGGGCGCACGGTTGTAAATACAATGGAGACATCAATTTAAATATCGAAATCGAATAAGATTCGATTCTCTTAGAGATGCTAACTCTACCATAGGATGTCACAGCATTGTGACGGAAGGGAAGAGGTAGCGTGGATACTACAACTCAAGGTCGATCACCTAAAGTGAAGCAATGCGCAATAACACGAACAAGCCTCATGTTAGCATTAAGTGTTTTGCTGCTCGCAGGTTGTTCATCTTCCTCCACTTCACAGGAAGTTAAAATTTATTCCGGGCAAGCTACAAACGAAGGGAATATTCGTGCACAATCGCAGGGGCATGGTCTGAACGGGGCTTTTACACAAGAGTTGGATCGAGCATTCAACGAAAAAGGTATAAAGCTGATGAACAACATGTCTGCTGATGATGGTGAGGGTGGAATTACGTACATGTATCTGCTGAACGGAAGTGGAAGGCATGTTGTAAAAGTTCATATTTTTGCCGACGATCATACGCGGACACTTCGCATGCAAGAGATGTATGGTAACGCGGAGGATCAGGCTGTAGTGCAGAATGTGTTGGGCAAAACAACGATTCGTAGTAAAGGTTATGTAGCTATGGTCTACACTGCTTCAGGTGGGCAAAAGGATGTCTATGAGGATGAAGTATTGCAGGTGTTCGATCATATGTTAAATAAATTGGACTAAAGCATTACTGTCTTCTTCGTTCCTGTGTAATAAAAAACAATTACAACAAGACGATTACAGCAAAAAATACAAACCCGTCTGAGCTCTCAGACGGGTTTGTATATTTCTCGCATCACATGTCGTAACTCAGGCAAAATGAGCTTTTCCATAGCTAGCTTGACCGCTCCTCTGGAACCAGGCATAGAGAACACGGCTGTACGTCCGATCGTTCCTGCTACAGCCCGGCTGAGAATAGCTGCAGAGCCAATATCCTCTGTATAGCTAAGGAAGCGGAAGATTTCACCGAATCCCGGCAACTCTTTATCTAACAGTGAGGATACAGCCTCGTATGTTGTATCTCTAGGTGCAATGCCTGTTCCTCCGCTAAGCAGCACTGCTTCAATATCATCGCGAACAGCCGCATCCTGCAGGATCGCTTGAATCCGATTGGCTTCATCAGGTGTGATAATGTAGTCGATAACTTGGTAGCCTGCTTCAGATAAGAGCTGATGCATCAGCTGACCGCTTGTGTCCGTATCCTTCGTCCGAGTATCCGAAACGGTGACAATCATACATGAAACCGTGTTAGGGGCTTCCTGACGATGTTGTTCCACTGAATTAATCATCTTAAACGATCCTCCTCATTTCATGTCTCCATAGCATAGACCATCCAGCGAAATCAGGCAATGCAAAGAGCACAGGGCTGCGTGCATATTGCAAAGCGAATCCTACTTGGTGTACACTCGCAAGGACGTGTCTAAAACTCCGAAGGACTCACTTCAACGACTTTTCAGACATGCCCTAGGATAGAAATCGATCAGATTTGATGGTCAGGCTAAAGAGGTGTATAACGATGAATGAAACTGTTGTAAAAGATCAATCCATCCCTGTATATATATTGTCAGGCTTTTTGGGAAGCGGTAAGACAACCCTGCTCGTTCAATTGATTGAACATTGGAAGCAACAAGGATTACGCCCTGCTGTTGTCATGAATGAGTTAGGTGAAGTGAATTTAGATGGACAAGTTGTGGATTCCTCGGTTCCAATGACCGAAATGCTAGGTGGATGTATATGTTGTACGGTGCGCGGAGACTTAGGACTACAGCTTGCTGAACTTGTGCAGACGGAATCTCCTGATGTTATCATGATCGAGGCAACGGGAGCAGCCAATCCGATGGAAATTCTCGATGCGGTGACAGAAACGTCACTGTACATGCGTATAGAGCTGAAGAGTTTGATTACTGTAGTAGATGCTGCACATTTGTCTGGATTGTATCTGGAACAGAAGGGTCAGACATACAAGCTGATGCAGGAGCAGATTCGCTGCGCTTCCGTATTGTTATTGAACAAAATAGATCGTGTGAACGAACAAGAACTAGACAGCTTGAAGAAATTACTCGCAAAATGGAATGCCTATGCCCCGGTCATGCCTACAGTTAAATGTGAGGTTGACCTAGATATGCTTCTTCGCAGCGGATCTGCTGTCCACGGCAAGGCATCGCCTAATAAATCAGAGCAGCACCACAGTGAAGAACACCATATTCATACGGAAGCTTGTGCAGCTCATGGATGTACCCATGGACAGCATGAGTCATCGCTGGATAATCCGGTAGGACACCGTCACTCCCATGAGCATTTCGAAGGCTCTCACGGTGACCATTCCCATGATCATAAAAACCAGCACAACCATGACGGTAATCATCAGCCTCATCCGCATGCATCACATGAACATGTGATGGTATACACGCATTATTTCAGTGCGCCGGTAAATAGTGAAGCATTTGAATCCTTTGTGTCACAATTGCCACGGGATGTGTATCGTGCTAAGGGAATTTTGACTTTTAGCGATACAGCTAGCCGGTTCTGGTTCCAATATGCTTATCGTGAGTCAGACTATATGAAAATCACCCCTCAGGGAGATGTACCCAATGTTGCGGTGTTCATCGGTGAGCATTTTGATCAAACCATTATCCGAAACCAGTTATTGGCACTCGAAGCGGTAAAAACAGTGTAATGATTCAAGGAACCTCCCGGCTGGGTATTAAGAAGCATAGGAAACTTTGCCTGGGAGGTAACTTTAAATGACACAACAACAAATTCAACAATGTATTGATGCTTGCCTGGAGTCCATGAATGCTTGCAACGTATGTTACATATCAAGCTTGAAAGAATATGATTTAGCCATGCTGCGTGATTGCATTCGTTTGAGTCGGGAATGTGCAGAGATTTGTGGTTTTGCTGCACAAGCGATGACACGTGGAAGTGATTTTATCGCCGAAATTTGTGACTTATGTATAAAAGCATGTGAAGCCTGCGCGGCGGAATGTGAGAAGCATAGACATGATCATTGCCAAGCCTGTGCGGAAGCTTGCCGTAAATGTGCAGAGGCGTGCCGCATGATGGCGTTAGTCGTGGCATAATCGTTCATTAGTATGCATTAAATAGCAGCTTAACCTTAATCCCCTTAAATTGAATGACGTTTGCATAGCATCTATGAAGATGTGTAAACGTTATCTCTTAAGGGGATTTTTTGTTGAGAAACGTTGTGAGGTTAACCGCATTAATTAGCGTCTAGAGCATCATTCATGCGAAATCACACAGCTTAGGTCAAGTACAGAAGTAAGGTTTACCAGTTGCCAAAGCAGAACTCAGTCTGTATAATGATGGCAATGAATTGAAACTTACCAATATCTGTGATCAGGAGAGTAACCAGATCCATACATGACAGCGAGCCGGAGCGGGTGGAAGCCGGTATGAAATGATCTGTGTGAAACGCACCTGTGAGATGGTTGTCCGAAGTGATGTTTACATGTCTGCAGTATTGTAACTCATCAGTGTGAGGGTAATCCGGCATGCGGCCGTTAATCGCACCGAGCGGAACAGTAATAGGACGAATTATTCGTGTACCTAGAAACTGTTCACTTAGAGTGGTACCGCGGGGACTGTAAATAACAGCTCTCGTCTCTTTTTACAGGAGACGAGGGCTTTTTTTATTTTCTAATTACGTATTTATTAATAAATCAAGGAGTGTTTTAGATGTTGAAAAAGCAGGCTGCTGCACATATTGCCCCCTTAACCGGGCTTGAAGAATCAGAAGTATTGAACCTACTGGAGGTACCGCCACAACAGGAGATGGGCGATATTGCGTTTCCGTGTTTTGTGTTAGCTAAGTCGTTGAAAAAGGCTCCCGTAGCGATCGCAACGGAGATTGCGAGTGCATTGCAATCGGATATTCTAGAGGCTGCTCCAGCAGGGCCATATGTTAACATCCGATTTAAACGTGAGCAGCTGGCAACACAGCTGCTGCAGGAGCTGGGACAGTCTGGATTTGGCAAGCTTGAAGAAGGTATTGATGCTCGTGTTGTGATAGATATGTCCTCCCCAAATATTGCCAAACCGTTCGGCGTCGGACATTTGCGTTCAACCGTCATTGGAGCCGCGTTATATCGTTTGTATAATGAAGTGGGTTATACCGCGGTGAGTGTGAATCATTTGGGAGATTGGGGCACCCAATTTGGCAAACAGATTGCAGCATACAAGCGGTGGGGGAACGATGCAGCATTACAGGCAGAACCGATCCGCACTTCGCTTGAACTGTATGTCCGCTTTCACGATGAAGCTGAGCATGATCCGTCTTTGGAGACGGAGGCAAGAGATTGGTTTCGCAAGCTAGAGCAGGGGGATGAAGAAGCTAAGCGGTTATGGGCTTTTTTCGTTGAAGTAAGCATGAAGGAATTCGATCGGATG
It includes:
- a CDS encoding acryloyl-CoA reductase, which gives rise to MENTFPAYVVRKEQDGAVKAAIEQLRKEDLPNGDVTLQVQYSSVNYKDGLATIEKGGVVREYPIVPGIDLAGTVEESVSGRFAPGDRVISTGFEPGVSHFGGYSRYARLRSEWLVPLPPGLSEKEAMAIGTAGFTAALSVDAMVQAGVTPEMGKILVTGATGGVGSMAVAILAKLGYEVTASTGKKEQQEQLLRDLGASHVISREEADMPAKGALGKQLWAGVVDPVGGAALAERLKQIQYGGVVAVSGLTGGTAFESTVLPFILRGIQLIGIDSVYCPMERRERLWKLLGDEWKPDRALELGIQEITWEQLPQTLGAILQGEAVGRTVVNTMETSI
- a CDS encoding four-helix bundle copper-binding protein; the encoded protein is MTQQQIQQCIDACLESMNACNVCYISSLKEYDLAMLRDCIRLSRECAEICGFAAQAMTRGSDFIAEICDLCIKACEACAAECEKHRHDHCQACAEACRKCAEACRMMALVVA
- a CDS encoding GTP-binding protein, translated to MNETVVKDQSIPVYILSGFLGSGKTTLLVQLIEHWKQQGLRPAVVMNELGEVNLDGQVVDSSVPMTEMLGGCICCTVRGDLGLQLAELVQTESPDVIMIEATGAANPMEILDAVTETSLYMRIELKSLITVVDAAHLSGLYLEQKGQTYKLMQEQIRCASVLLLNKIDRVNEQELDSLKKLLAKWNAYAPVMPTVKCEVDLDMLLRSGSAVHGKASPNKSEQHHSEEHHIHTEACAAHGCTHGQHESSLDNPVGHRHSHEHFEGSHGDHSHDHKNQHNHDGNHQPHPHASHEHVMVYTHYFSAPVNSEAFESFVSQLPRDVYRAKGILTFSDTASRFWFQYAYRESDYMKITPQGDVPNVAVFIGEHFDQTIIRNQLLALEAVKTV
- a CDS encoding molybdenum cofactor biosynthesis protein B; amino-acid sequence: MINSVEQHRQEAPNTVSCMIVTVSDTRTKDTDTSGQLMHQLLSEAGYQVIDYIITPDEANRIQAILQDAAVRDDIEAVLLSGGTGIAPRDTTYEAVSSLLDKELPGFGEIFRFLSYTEDIGSAAILSRAVAGTIGRTAVFSMPGSRGAVKLAMEKLILPELRHVMREIYKPV